GAGCCGTGCCATGCGGCGCGCCGTCGAATCCATCGCGGCAATGAACGAGCGGGCCCGGGCGGCGGGGCTGTTGCGGCTGGTATAATGCGACGGCTTCGATTTGGGTGGGTGACCACGAGCGGATGCGCATTGATAGACGGACGAGGCGGCCTTTTGCCGGTCATCCCCTCCTCGACCGCATCGGAAACACGCCCCTGATCAGGCTGCAGCGCGTCTGGCCGGCGGGTGCGCCGGTGGAGGTTTACGTCAAAGCGGAGGGCTTCAACCCGGGCGGCTCGGTCAAGGACAGGGCGGCGCTGTACATGGTGGGGGACGCGGTGCAGCGGGGGCTGCTCCGGGGGCGGCGCATCCTTGATGCCACCTCGGGCAACACGGGCATCGCTTACGCCATGATCGGCGCGGCCCTGGGGATCGGCGTGACGGTGTGCCTGCCGGCCAACGCCAGCGCCGAACGTCGCCGCATGCTGGAGGCGTTTGGCGCAGAGGTGATCGTGACCGACCCGCTGGAGGGGACCGAGGGCTCTCGCCAGCGCGCCAGGGAGCTTGCGGAGAGGTTGCCCGATCGCTTCTGGTGGGCCGACCAGTACAGCAACCCGGCGAACCCCCGTGCCCACTACGAGACGACCGGGCCGGAGATATGGGACCAGACGGCGGGGCGGGTCACGCAGTTCGTGGCCGGGGTGGGTACCAGCGGCACGCTCATGGGGGCAGGGCGCTACCTCAAGGAGCAGAACCCGGAGCTTCGGGTTATCGGAGTCGAACCGCTGGAGGCGCTGCACGGCCTCGAGGGGCTCAAGAACATGCAGGTGGCCGAAGTACCGGGCATCTTCGACCCCTCCTGGCTGGACGGCCGGCTGCACGTGGCAACCGAAGAGGCGTACGCGATGGTACGCCGTCTGGCGCGGGAAGAGGGGATTTTAGCCGGCGGTTCGGGTGGGGCCAACGTGGTGGCGGCGATCCGGGTCGCCTCGGGCCTGAGCGAGGGCGTCGTCGTCACCGTCCTGCCGGACACGGGCACGCGGTATCTGAGCACAGCCATCTGGCAAAACCCGTGAAGGTCAAACAACGAAGAACGTTGAAGGGCCTGCGAAAGGAAAGGAAGTGCGAGCGCCCGAACGGCTGCATGTGGTTGCGCGTACGTGGAGCGGTTTGTGCTAAGCAATGGAAGCTGAGATAAGAGCCGGTCATTCCTGTACGTCTGGTTTCAACACGTAACTGCAACCAGTTCCTCAAGTAGCGACGTTTCTTGTCGACTTTTGTCGGGCGCTCGGCACGACTTGCACTGTTCGTCGAACAATCTCGAACTCCTTCCGTTCCCCGGAGGGAAGTGTCGGCAGTGAACACCACGGCTTTCACGTGGGCCCGGCGCTTCTTGGGGCTTTTCGTGCCTCCGGACGAGCACTGCCTTCACTGTGGCCGCACCCTGTCGACCCCCCGGGAGGATCGCTTCGGCCTGTGCGGCGCCTGCCTCGACCTGGTGGCCTGGATCCGCCGGCCGGTCTGCGACCGGTGCGGCAAGCCGCTGCGTTCGGAGCAGGGCGATCGGTGCCACGACTGCCGGGCGCGCACCGTGCCGTTCGCTTGCAGCTTGGCCCCGGCGGTGTACGATGGCATGTGGAGGGATCTGATCCAGCAGCTCAAGTTCTACGGGCGCCGGGAGCTCGCAAGGCCCCTTGGCGCCGCAATGGCGCAGGTGGCTGAACGCGCCAGGCTGGGCGGCCGGGCCCACGCGCTGGTGCCGGTGCCGCTGCACCCCAAAAGGCTGGAGCGCCGGGGCTACAATCAGGCCCTCGCCCTGGCGATGGAGGTCAGTGAAGAGACGGGCATTCCGGTGCTGGAGGCGTTGATCCGGGCCAAAGCGGCGCAACACGGCGGCGCCCAAAGCCTGCGGACGGCGAGGGAGAGGCGGCGGAGCCTGCGCGGGGCGTTCACCGTGTGGCAGCCGGACGCCGTGAGGGGGCTGACGCTGGTCGTGGTGGACGACGTCTACACCACCGGGGCTACCATGGACGAGGCGGCCCGGGCGCTTCTGCGGGCAGGCGCCGGGAAGGTCTTGGGCCTGGTTGCCGCGGTGGGGCTGACCGATGCCGACCTGGCAGGTGGGGGCGGCCCGCACTCAAACGGCGGGGAGGAGTGCTAGGCGTGGCCATCAAGAACTGCGCGC
This is a stretch of genomic DNA from Bacillota bacterium. It encodes these proteins:
- a CDS encoding cysteine synthase family protein encodes the protein MRIDRRTRRPFAGHPLLDRIGNTPLIRLQRVWPAGAPVEVYVKAEGFNPGGSVKDRAALYMVGDAVQRGLLRGRRILDATSGNTGIAYAMIGAALGIGVTVCLPANASAERRRMLEAFGAEVIVTDPLEGTEGSRQRARELAERLPDRFWWADQYSNPANPRAHYETTGPEIWDQTAGRVTQFVAGVGTSGTLMGAGRYLKEQNPELRVIGVEPLEALHGLEGLKNMQVAEVPGIFDPSWLDGRLHVATEEAYAMVRRLAREEGILAGGSGGANVVAAIRVASGLSEGVVVTVLPDTGTRYLSTAIWQNP
- a CDS encoding ComF family protein, producing the protein MNTTAFTWARRFLGLFVPPDEHCLHCGRTLSTPREDRFGLCGACLDLVAWIRRPVCDRCGKPLRSEQGDRCHDCRARTVPFACSLAPAVYDGMWRDLIQQLKFYGRRELARPLGAAMAQVAERARLGGRAHALVPVPLHPKRLERRGYNQALALAMEVSEETGIPVLEALIRAKAAQHGGAQSLRTARERRRSLRGAFTVWQPDAVRGLTLVVVDDVYTTGATMDEAARALLRAGAGKVLGLVAAVGLTDADLAGGGGPHSNGGEEC